In Actinoplanes sp. NBC_00393, a single genomic region encodes these proteins:
- the purH gene encoding bifunctional phosphoribosylaminoimidazolecarboxamide formyltransferase/IMP cyclohydrolase, producing MTGVDEGRRPIKRALLSVFYKDGIVELAQALHAAGVEIVSTGSTASTVEQSGVPVTRVESLTGFPEILSDRVKTLHPKVHGGLLADMRLESHVAELAEHGIEPFDLLISNLYPFTETVASGAGEEECIAKIDIGGPAMVRAAAKNHASVAVVTAVSAYPLVLEAVKNGGFTLTQRKLLAARAFADIAEYDVAVANWCATVLAPSEWPEFAGIVLQRSSVLRYGENPHQEAALYVDPGAPAGLAQAEQLHGKEMSYNNYVDADAAWRSANDFTEPCVAIIKHANPCGIAVGEDVAAAHRKAHECDPVSAFGGVVAVNRSVSVEMARQLSEIFTEVVVAPGFEPEALELFREKKNLRLLVAPAWNPPPAEIKQVGGGVLVQMADRIDADGDDPANWTLACGAPASESELADLVFAWRAIRSVKSNAILLARDGATVGVGMGQVNRVDSARLAVSRAGAERAAGSVAASDAFFPFPDGLEVLIEAGVKAVVQPGGSIRDNLVIEAAAAAGVTVYLTGTRHFYH from the coding sequence GGTGGATGAGGGGCGCCGTCCGATCAAGCGGGCGCTGCTGAGCGTCTTCTACAAGGACGGCATCGTCGAGCTGGCGCAGGCGCTGCACGCCGCCGGGGTGGAGATCGTCTCGACCGGATCGACCGCGTCGACCGTCGAGCAGTCCGGTGTGCCGGTGACCCGGGTCGAGTCGCTGACCGGCTTCCCCGAGATCCTCAGCGACCGGGTCAAGACGCTGCACCCGAAGGTGCACGGTGGGCTGCTCGCCGACATGCGGCTGGAGAGCCACGTGGCCGAACTCGCCGAGCACGGCATCGAACCGTTCGACCTGCTGATCAGCAACCTCTACCCGTTCACCGAGACGGTCGCCTCGGGAGCCGGCGAGGAGGAGTGCATCGCGAAGATCGACATCGGCGGGCCGGCCATGGTGCGGGCGGCCGCGAAGAACCACGCTTCGGTCGCGGTGGTCACGGCCGTTTCCGCGTACCCCCTGGTGTTGGAAGCCGTCAAGAATGGCGGATTCACGCTGACGCAGCGCAAGCTGCTGGCGGCTCGCGCCTTCGCGGACATCGCGGAGTACGACGTGGCGGTCGCGAACTGGTGCGCCACCGTGCTCGCGCCCTCGGAGTGGCCGGAGTTCGCCGGGATCGTCCTGCAGCGTTCGTCGGTGCTGCGGTACGGGGAGAATCCGCACCAGGAAGCCGCGCTGTACGTGGATCCGGGGGCGCCGGCCGGGCTGGCCCAGGCCGAGCAGTTGCACGGCAAGGAGATGTCCTACAACAACTACGTCGACGCGGACGCCGCGTGGCGCAGTGCCAACGACTTCACCGAGCCGTGCGTGGCGATCATCAAGCACGCCAACCCGTGCGGCATCGCCGTCGGCGAGGATGTGGCTGCCGCGCACCGCAAAGCGCACGAATGCGACCCGGTGTCGGCGTTCGGTGGGGTCGTGGCGGTCAACCGATCCGTGTCGGTGGAGATGGCCCGGCAGCTTTCCGAGATCTTCACCGAGGTCGTGGTGGCGCCGGGATTCGAGCCGGAAGCACTCGAACTGTTCCGGGAGAAGAAGAACCTGCGGCTGCTGGTCGCCCCGGCCTGGAACCCGCCACCTGCGGAGATCAAGCAGGTGGGCGGGGGTGTGCTGGTGCAGATGGCGGACCGGATCGATGCGGACGGTGACGACCCGGCCAACTGGACCCTCGCGTGCGGGGCGCCGGCTTCGGAGTCCGAACTGGCTGATCTGGTCTTCGCCTGGCGGGCGATCCGCAGTGTGAAGAGCAACGCGATCCTGCTCGCGCGTGACGGTGCGACTGTTGGTGTGGGGATGGGGCAGGTCAACCGGGTGGACTCGGCTCGGCTTGCGGTCTCCCGTGCTGGGGCTGAGCGGGCTGCGGGGAGTGTGGCGGCTTCGGATGCGTTCTTCCCGTTCCCGGATGGGCTTGAGGTGCTGATCGAGGCGGGGGTCAAGGCTGTGGTGCAGCCGGGGGGCTCGATCCGGGACAACCTGGTGATCGAGGCTGCCGCTGCGGCCGGGGTGACCGTCTACCTGACGGGGACGCGCCACTTCTACCACTGA
- the mdh gene encoding malate dehydrogenase, producing the protein MGKKVTVVGAGFYGSTTAQRLAEYDIFETVVLTDIIEGKPAGLALDLNQSRPIEGYETKVIGATTGPNGEGYEAIEGSDVVVVTAGLPRKPGMSRMDLLEVNAKIVRQVAENIAKYAPNAVVIVVSNPVDEMTALAQIATQFPKNRVFGQAGVLDTARFTNFIAEELNVPVKSVKALTLGSHGDTMVPVPSRCTVDGKPLSELLPAEKIEELVVRTRNGGAEVVALLKTGSAYYAPSAAAARMAKAVAEDSGEVVPVCAWVDGEYGISGVCLGVEAELGAQGIKRVVEDKLTDTELAGLKEAAEAVRAKQADVAGL; encoded by the coding sequence ATGGGCAAGAAGGTAACCGTCGTAGGCGCCGGTTTCTACGGGTCCACGACCGCGCAGCGTCTCGCCGAGTACGACATCTTCGAGACGGTGGTTCTCACCGACATCATCGAGGGCAAGCCCGCCGGCCTCGCGCTCGACCTCAACCAGTCCCGGCCGATCGAGGGCTACGAGACCAAGGTCATCGGCGCCACCACCGGCCCGAACGGTGAGGGCTACGAGGCGATCGAGGGCTCCGACGTGGTCGTCGTGACCGCCGGCCTGCCGCGTAAGCCGGGCATGAGCCGGATGGACCTGCTCGAGGTCAACGCCAAGATCGTGCGCCAGGTCGCTGAGAACATCGCGAAGTACGCGCCGAACGCCGTCGTCATCGTCGTGTCGAACCCGGTCGACGAGATGACCGCGCTCGCCCAGATCGCCACCCAGTTCCCGAAGAACCGCGTCTTCGGCCAGGCCGGTGTGCTCGACACCGCCCGCTTCACCAACTTCATCGCCGAGGAGCTCAACGTCCCGGTGAAGAGCGTCAAGGCGCTCACGCTGGGTTCGCACGGCGACACCATGGTGCCGGTCCCGTCGCGCTGCACCGTGGACGGCAAGCCGCTGTCCGAGCTGCTCCCGGCCGAGAAGATTGAGGAGCTGGTGGTCCGGACCCGCAACGGTGGCGCCGAGGTGGTCGCGCTGCTGAAGACCGGTTCCGCGTACTACGCTCCCTCGGCCGCCGCGGCCCGGATGGCGAAGGCCGTGGCCGAGGACTCCGGCGAGGTCGTGCCGGTCTGCGCCTGGGTCGACGGCGAGTACGGCATCTCCGGCGTCTGCCTGGGCGTCGAGGCCGAGCTGGGCGCGCAGGGCATCAAGCGGGTCGTCGAGGACAAGCTCACCGACACCGAGCTGGCCGGTCTGAAGGAGGCCGCCGAGGCGGTCCGCGCCAAGCAGGCGGACGTCGCGGGTCTCTGA